Genomic DNA from Mycobacterium stomatepiae:
ACCCGTCTACCGAGCAGACGTTGGCTTCGGTGTCGATCCTGCTCAACGGCGGGGGAATTGGGCAGTTGCAGGAGATCAACCAGGCCGTCGCCAAGGCGTTCGCGGGCCGGGAGAACGAGATGCGCAGCCTGCTGAACCAACTGGACGAGTTCGTCGCCCGCACCAACGAGCAGACCGACGACATCATCGCCGCTGCCGAGAACCTCAATGCCTTGGCGGGCCAAGTTGCCGCCAAAGATCCGGTCGTCGACAAGGCGCTGATGACGGTGCCCAAAGCGCTTTCGGTGCTGGCTCAAGAGCGCACCAAGATCGCCGATGCGATCGATCAGGTGGGTAAGTTCAGCGCGATCGCGGCCGACACCATTCACCAGAGCCGGGAATCGTTGATCAACAACCTGCGTAATATCGCGCCGGTACTGCGGTCGCTGGCAGACGCGGGTCCGGCGCTCACCAAAGGTCTGGATTGTTTGGCGACCTACCCGTGGCCAACGTCCACCGTCACCAACTGGTTTCGTGGCGACTACGCGAACCTCACGATGATTGTCGATCTGACCCTGAGCCGTATAGACACCGGGCTCTTCACCGGATCACGCTGGGAAGGCAACCTCACCCAACTCGAGATGCTGTGGGGTCGCACCATTGGCATGCAGCCCAGCCCCGTCACCGGCGGTAACCCGCTGACCTACCCGT
This window encodes:
- a CDS encoding MCE family protein, translating into MRRAIAVVLGLACVTTLSACSGWRGLNSVTLPGTFGDGPGAYTIQAQMPDVVTIQQNTRVRVDDVNVGNVTNIELQDWHALVTMRINGDVRLPANSTAKLGQTSLLGSMHIELAPPKDEAPTGQLKNGSVIPLSHASLYPSTEQTLASVSILLNGGGIGQLQEINQAVAKAFAGRENEMRSLLNQLDEFVARTNEQTDDIIAAAENLNALAGQVAAKDPVVDKALMTVPKALSVLAQERTKIADAIDQVGKFSAIAADTIHQSRESLINNLRNIAPVLRSLADAGPALTKGLDCLATYPWPTSTVTNWFRGDYANLTMIVDLTLSRIDTGLFTGSRWEGNLTQLEMLWGRTIGMQPSPVTGGNPLTYPYHFGGY